A window of Bradyrhizobium diazoefficiens genomic DNA:
GAGCTCGCGGACGCCGGTGAGTGCCAATTGCAGCGTGCGCGGGATCGGCGTCGCCGACAGCGTCAGCACGTGCACCTCGGACCGAAGCGCCTTCAGCCGCTCCTTGTGGGTCACGCCAAAGTGCTGCTCCTCGTCGACGATCACGAGGCCGAGGTCGCGGAATTTGATCGCCTTGCCGAGCAGTGCATGGGTGCCGACGACGATGTCGACCGAGCCGTCGGCGAGCCCCTTCTTGACCTGGTTGAGCTCCTTGGTCGCGACCAGGCGCGAGGCCTGCGCCACGTTGACCGGGAAGCCCTTGAAGCGCTCGGCGAAGGTCTTGGCGTGCTGACGCGCCAGCAGCGTGGTCGGCACCACGACCGCGACCTGCTTGCCCTCGAGCGCCACGGCAAACGCGGCCCGCAAGGCCACCTCGGTCTTGCCGAAACCGACGTCGCCGCAGATCAGCCGGTCCATCGGGCGGCCGAGTTCGAGGTCCTTCAGCGTGGATTCGATGGCGCCGAGCTGGTCCTCGGTCTCGTCATAGGGGAAGCGTGCACAGAACTCGTCGTAGAGGCCGGGCTGCACCAGGAGCTTGGGCGCCTCGTGCAGATGGCGCGCTGCGGCAATCTTGATCAATTCGCCCGCGATCTCGCGGATACGGTTCTTGAGTTTCGCCTTGCGGGTCTGCCAGCCGCCTCCTCCCAGACGATCCAGCTCGACCGTGGTCTGGTCGGAGCCGTAGCGCGAGAGCAGCTCGATGTTCTCGACCGGCAGGAACAGTTTTGTTTCGGCGGCATAGTGCAGCTCGAGGCAGTCATGCGGTGCGCCGGCAACGTCCAGCGTCTGCAGGCCGACGAAGCGGCCGATGCCGTGGTCGACGTGGACGACGATATCGCCGGCGGCCAGGCTCGTCACCTCCGAGATGAAATTGTCGAGCTTGCGGCTGGCCTTGCGCGGCCGCACCAGGCGGTCGCCGAGGATGTCCTGCTCGCTGATAACAGCGATCTCGTCGGTCTCGAAACCGCTCTCGAGGCCGAGCACCGCGAGCATGGTCTCGTTGCGCGGGGTCGCCTGCACTGTCCGCCAGCTGTTGACGCTGGTGGTATGGGCCAGCTTGTGGTCGCGCAGCATCGAATTCATGCGGTCGCGCGAGCCTTCGCTCCAGAGCGCGATCAGGACCTTCTTGCGCTGGGCGTGCAGCGCCATGACATGGCTGACCACGGATTCGAACACGTTGACCGTGGTGTCGTTGCGCTCCGGCGCGAAGTCGCGGCCCTTGCGTGCACCGGCGTCGATGACACTCGTCCCGTCAGGTGGAACCGAAAACTGCGTCAACCGCACCAGCGGCATGTCGCTCTCGCGCTTGCTCCACTCCTCGTCGGTGAGATAAAGCCGATCCGGCGGCAGCGGTTTGTAGATCGCGCCGCCGCCCGGATGCTCCATCGCATCGCGGCGGGCCTCGTAATAGTCGAGGATCTGCTTGAAGCGCTCGCGCACGGCGTCCTCGGCCTGCGGCTCGATCGCGATCGGAGCGCCTTGCAGATAGTCGAACAGCGTGTCCATCCGGTCCTGGAACAGCGGCAGCCAGTGCTCCATGCCTGGATGGCGGCGGCCTTCGCTGACGGCTTCATACAGCGCATCATCGCGCTCGGGCGCACCGAACTCGGCGACATAGCCCATGCGGAAACGGCGGATCGTGTCGGTGACGAGCTGGAATTCCGAGATCGGCACCAGGTCGAGCGAGCGCATGTCGAGCAGCGTGCGCTGGGTCTCGGCGTCGAAGGAGCGGATCGATTCCAGGCTGTCGCCGAAGAAGTCGAAGCGGACCGGCTGATCGAGACCGGCCGGAAACAGGTCGAGAATGCCGCCGCGCACGGCGTATTCGCCGGGCTCGCGTACGGTCGAGGAGCGGTTGTAGCCGTTGTGCTCAAGCCAGGCGACGATGGTGTCCATCGGCACGACGTTGCCGGGGGCGACCGACAGCGCCTGCGCCGCGACGAGCTCGCGCGCGGGCACGCGCTGCACGATCGCGTTCACCGTCGTCAGCACGATTAGGGGCTTGTCGCTGCCGGCCAGGGACGCAAGCCGCGCCAATGTCGTCAGACGTTGCGCCAGGACGCCGCCATGCGGCGAGACGCGATCATAGGGCTGGCAATCCCACGCCGGGAAGGTCAGCACCGGCAGATCGGGGGCGAAGAACTGCAGCGCGCGTTCGAGCTGCTGCATTCGTGGACCGTCGCGGCAGACGACGGCAAGGCTGACGGCCGGCTTCTTTGGCCGTGCCGCGATGGCCCGGGCGAGATCGGAGATGACGAGGCCTTCGGCGCCTTCCGCGACATTGGCAAGCGTCACCGCTCGGCCGGGTGCGAGCAGCTCGGCCGGAGATTTCATCCCCTGTTTCATGCGCTGCCGTCCGCGATCGGAAAGGCCTTGATGCGGGCAAACAGCGCGCCGGTGACATCAGCCGACAGCACCATGTCGCCGGTGATGGCGGCATAGAGATCGGGATCGTTGACCTCGAGCAGGCGCTCGAGCTCGCCGAGTTCGGCGTCGGACAGGTTGCCGATCTCGGCGTCCGCAAAGCGGCCCAGGATCAGGTCCATCTCGCGCGTGCCGCGGTGCCAGCAGCGGAACAGCAGCCGCTTGCGGCGCTGATCGAGCCCGCTGCTCGATCGTGTCGTCCCCGTCATGTCTCAAATCCAGTCAAACGCAGAAAGCCCGGACGTGCCGGGCCGGGGTGATATAGCCACTCGATGTGGCCGTGTCAGCCCTTTGTTGCGACAGACCGCCTATGTGCTCGTCATGGCCGGGCTCGTCCCGCCTGCGCGGCCGAAGCCGCTTCGGCGAGGCGAAGGCCCGGCCATCCACGTCGGGCTGAAAAAAGACGTGGATGCCCGGCATAAAGCCGGGCATGACGGCGAGGAACAACCTTAGATTCCACCAATGCGCCCCAGCCTGCTCAATCCGCTGTTTGCTTCCGTGACCAGCCTGCCCGGCGTCGGTCCGAAGCAGGACAAGCTGCTGCAGTATTTGCTCGGCCGCAACGAGACGCCGCGGTTGGTCGATCTGCTGCTGCATTTGCCAAGCCAGGTGATCGACCGCCGCGCGCGGCCGAAAATCCGCGACGCCGTCCAGGGAACCATGGTGACGCTTGAGGTGACCGTCGACCGCCATCGCCCGCCCCCGCCGCGCAATTCGCGTGCGCCGTATCTCGTGTATGCCAGCGACGATACCGGCGACGTCGTGCTGACCTTCTTCCGCGCCAAGCCAGGCTATGTCGAAAAACTGCTGCCTCTTGGCGAGAAGCGCTACGTCTCCGGCACGCTGCAGATGTACGACGGCATCCCGCAGATCGTGCATCCCGACCGCGTGCTGGACGAGGAGGCGATCTCGAAGCTCTCCGGCATCGATCCCGTTTATCCCTTGACCGAGGGCCTCGCACTCGGCTCGCTCCGCCGCGCGATCGGGCAGGCGCTGCAGAAGCTGCCGGCTCTGCCGGAATGGATCAGCCCGGAGGTGATGCGGCGCTGCAATTTCCCTGCGATCACCGAGGCGCTCAACCGCGTGCACCAACCGGTCGAGCTCACTGACATCCTGCCCGACCATCCGTTCTGGTCGCGCCTCGCCTTCGACGAGCTTTTGGCCGGTCAGCTCGCGCTGGCCCTGATCCGTGCAAAGCTACGCCGCCCCGCCGGCGTCCGCAACGCCGGCGACGGAAACCTGCGCAGCAGGATCATCGACGCGCTGCCCTACGCGCTCACGCCCTCGCAGCAAAGCGCCGCCGCGGCCATCGCCGACGATCTGCAGCAGCCCGTGCGCATGCTGCGCCTGCTCCAGGGCGACGTCGGCTCCGGCAAGACCGTGGTGGCGCTGCTCGCTGCCGCCGCCGTCGCCGAGGTCGGCAAGCAGGCCGCGCTGATGGCGCCGACCGAGATCCTGGCGCGCCAGCACATCAAAACCATCGCCCCGCTCGCCGAGCGCGCCGGCGTGCGCGTCGCGATCCTCACCGGCCGCGAAAAAGGCAAGGAGCGGCGCGAACTGCTGGCGCAACTCGAAGCCGGCGAGATCGACCTGCTCGTCGGCACCCACGCGCTGATCCAGGACGACGTGATCTTTAGGGATCTCGCGCTCGCCATTGTCGACGAGCAGCACCGCTTTGGCGTGCGCGAGCGCCTCGCGCTGACCTCCAAGGGTGAAGCCGTTGACGTGCTGGTGTTGAGCGCCACGCCGATCCCGCGCACGCTGGTTCTGACCTATTTCGGCGACATGGACATCAGCGAGCTCCGAGAAAAGCCCGCCGGCCGCCAGCCGATCGACACCCGCGCCGTGCCGATGAGCCGGATCGAGGAGGTCATGGAGGGCGTCGGCCGTGCAATCCAGTCCGGAAAGCTGGTCTACTGGATCTGTCCGCTGGTCGAGGAATCCGAGGCGGAGGGCACCGAGCACCTCACCAACGCGACCAAGCGTTTCGAAAGCCTGCAGAAGCGGTTCGGCGACCGCGTCGGCCTCGTGCACGGCCAGATGAAGGGCACCGAGAAGGACCAAGTGATGGGCCAGTTCGCCGCCCACGAGATCGGCCTCCTGGTCGCGACCACCGTGGTCGAGGTCGGTGTCGACGTGCCGGCGGCGACCATTATGGTGATCGAGAATGCAGAACGCTTTGGCCTCGCCCAGCTGCATCAGCTCCGCGGCCGCATCGGGCGCGGCTCGGAAGCCTCGACCTGCCTGCTGCTCTACGCCGAGCCGCTCGGCGAGATGTCGAAGGCGCGGCTGAAGGTGATCCGCGAGACCACCGACGGTTTCCGCATCGCCGAGGAAGACCTGAAGCTGCGCGGCGAAGGCGACGTGCTGGGCGTGCGCCAGAGCGGACTGCCCGGCTACCGCATCGCGCGCTCGGAGGTCCACGGCCAGCTCATCACGCAGGCCAGAGACGAGGCGCTGCGCATCCTGAAGGATAATCCGAAGCTGAAGGGCGAGCGCGGCGAGGCGCTGCGTTGCCTGCTGTATCTCTACGAGCGGGACGAGGCGATCCCGCTGATCGGGGCGGGTTAGGGCTTGGATGCAGCCTCACCGTTATGGGCAGGGCTATCGCATATTGCATTTTGGCTTGATTGCCGCTGCGACAGAGGTGGGCTCCCTCTCCCGCTTGCGGGAGAGGGTTGGGGAGAGGGTTTCTTCAGCAATGGGACAATCCCCAAGAGGAGAAAGCCCTCACCCGCGCCTTCGGCGCGACCTCTCCCGCAAGCGGGAGAGGTGAACAAGCCGCGGCAATCGATTCAACCTAAAGCCATTCCGCTTTAGGTCTTCTTCCGCGCGATCCCCGCAGCGAATGCCTTCATCAGCTCCGCATCCACTGCCTCTCCCTTCGCATCCTCGGCGAGATGCTCGAACCACTTCGCGAACCCCTCATAGATTTGGCTGGCGGGATGGTCGTGCCCTAGGAAACCTGAAATCTCCCGCATCTCCGCGACCCAGCGATACGCCTTTGGAATCATGTCCGGCAGTGCGACCTCGAGCCGGGCCAGGATCGCCGGCTGGCTCAGTGCCAGTTCGTCGCGTAGCGCATCCGCCGCGCCCGCTTTCGTCGCTGCGACCACCATGGCCGAGCCGATGCCGGCGAGGCCCTTGACGATTCCGGCATAAGACATTTTCAAAGCCGATGCCGCGCCGACCGGGCCTCCGACAATCCGCACGTCGAGGCCGAGCTCCTTCAGCACCGCGACGTCCTTGGCGTGCTCGCCGGACATGTAGAAGGCCGGGCTCTTGCCGCCAACCTGCGGCGGGGAAGCCGATGATGCCGGCATCGACGAACGGGGCCTGCGCCGAGGCGATGATCTCCTCGATCCCAAGCACGGTGTCGACATTGACGGCGTTGCAATCGACCACGACCGGCTTCTTCGCGCGCCTGACGATGAGCGCCGCCAGCCGCTCGGCCAGGGCAACGGCCTCGCCCGGCGGCACGATCGAGAGGATGATGTCGGCCTCCGCTATCGCATCGTCTTCGGCGCCGATCATGCCGGCATCCGCAGCGCGCTTCAGCGTCGCCTCGCTCCGCCCCTTCAGGGACGTCAGCACCCGTGCGCCATGCTCGCCGAGGCGTCGGGCGACGGCGCTGCCCATGGCGCCGGGCGCGAGGATCGCAATGGTCTTTGACGTCGTCCTGGACATCGTGCACTCCCGGTCGAACTCTGAGCGAGGCGCTCGGATCAACCGGAGATTAGCAGAGGACGGGAACGCCTGCGTGAACGCGGCCATCCCGCACGGGAATGGCCCTACTCCACCTTCGCAGGCTCGGGCTGAAGCGCCGACGCATTGGCGATGCGCGCGGCATTCGCCATTCCCGCGAGCGCCGCGGCCTTTTTCGGATCGGGTGCCGAGCCCGGCTGCACCACGCCGGCCGACATGATCAGCGTCGCAGCGTCCTCGGCCGTGAGGTCGACCTCGATGATCTTGCTCCTAGGGACATAGAAGAAGAAGCCGGTGGTCGGATTCGGCGAGCACGGCAGGAACACCGAGACGTGCTCTTCCCCCGGCAGGCTGCGCGCAATGTCCTCGTTCGGCGATTGCGAGATCAGCACGATCGACCACATGCCCGGCGACGGAAACTCGACCAGGCCCACTTTCCGGAAGCTCGAGCCCTTGCCCGAGAACAGCGTCTCGAACACCTGCTTCAGGCCGCGGTAGATGGCGCGCACGGCCGGGATCCGGCCGAGGAGGGTTTCTCCGACATCGACCAGCGTCCGGCCGATCAGATTGGCCGCGAGGAAGCCGACCAACGTCAGCGTGAAGAATGCGACAATTAGTCCCCAGCCGGGAACGCCATAGGGCAGATAGGTCTCGGGCCGATAGGCCAGCGGCACGAACGGGCGCACGACCCCATCGACCCAGGTGACGAACCACCAGACCAGGTACAGGGTGATCGCGATCGGCCCCGTCACCACGAGACCGGTCAGAAAATAACGGCGGAAGCGGCCTATCAACCCGGTATGCGGTTCCGGGACGGTATCAAGAGGCACAGGCGCGTCGTCACGGGGGGGCATTCGGGTTCCAGGTCGGTCGCAGCATACAAGCTAGGGTCTTCTAGCAGGTTTTGGAAGACCGCGACCGATCGATATCCCTTCTGCCTATTCCACGGTCACCGATTTCGCGAGGTTGCGAGGCTGGTCGACGTCGGTGCCCATGACGACAGCCGTGTGATAGGCAAGCAACTGCACGGGGACGGCATAGACCATCGGTGTGAAGGCCGCCGCCATGTCCGGCATCACGATGGTGACGAGAGACTCGACGGTCGCCTCTTCCGCGCCCTTCATATCTGTCATCAGGATGATGTTGCCGCCGCGGGCGGCGACCTCCTGCATGTTGGAGACCGTCTTTTCGAACACCCGATCGTGGGGCGCGATGACGACGACCGGCATGGTCTCGTCGATCAGCGCGATCGGCCCGTGCTTGAGCTCGCCGGCGGCATAGCCCTCGGCGTGGATATAGGAAATCTCCTTCAGCTTCAGCGCGCCTTCGAGCGCGAGCGGGAAGCTGGTGCCACGGCCGAGATAGAGCACGTCGCGGGACTTGGCGATCCTGTGCGCGAGCTTTTCGATCTGCAGCTCGGTGGCGAGCGCATCCGCCATCAGGCGCGGAATCTCGACGAGGCCATGGACCAGCTTGGTCTCGTCCTCGTCGGACAATTGGCCTCTCGCCTTGCCGGCCGCGATCGCAAGATTTGCCAGCACCATGAGCTGACAGGTGAAGGCCTTGGTCGAGGCGACGCCGATCTCGGGGCCGGCCAGCGTTTGCAGCACGGTCTCGCTCTCGCGTGCGATGGTCGAGGTCGGCACGTTGACGACGGCGACCGTGTGCACGCCTTGAGCCTTGGCATAACGCAGTGCCGCCAGGGTGTCGGCGGTCTCGCCGGACTGCGAGATGAAGATGGCAAGGTCGCCCTTGCGCAAGGGCGCCTCGCGGTAACGGAACTCGGAGGCGACATCGACCTCGACCGGCACGCGGGCAAAGCGCTCGAACCAGTATTTCGCGACAAAGCCGGCATAGCTCGCGGTGCCGCAGGCCGTGATGTTGATGCGCTGGATGTTGCTGAAGTCGAACGGAAGCTTGACCGGTAGGCAGACGCGCTCGGTCGCCATGTCGACGTACCGCGCCAAGGTGTGGCCGACCACTTCCGGCTGCTCGTGGATCTCCTTCGCCATGAAGTGGCGGTAATTGGCCTTGTCGACCAGTGAGGTCGAGGCGGCGTGCCTGATCTTGTCGCGCTGGACCGTGTGGCCATCCCCGTCGAAAATCGTCGCGCTCTTGCGGGTCAGCACGACCCAGTCGCCGTCTTCGAGATAGCTGATCGTGTCGGTGAACGGGCCGAGCGCGATGGCGTCGGAGCCGAGATACATCTCGCCGTCGCCGTAGCCGATCGCCAGCGGCGGCCCGTTGCGGGCCCCGATCATCAGGTCGTCGTCGCCGGCGAAGATAAAACCAAGCGCAAAGGCGCCGCGCAGCCGCGCCAGCGCCAGCTTGACAGCTTCGACCGGCTTGTTGCCGCGCGTCAGCAAATCGTCGACAAGGTGCAGCACGATCTCGGTGTCGGTCTCGGTGTGGAACGCCGCGCCCTTCTTCTCGAGCTCTTCGCGCAGCTCACGGAAGTTCTCGATGATGCCGTTGTGGACCACGGCGACGCGCTCGGTCGCGTGCGGATGGGCGTTGTTGACGGTCGGCTTGCCATGGGTGGCCCAGCGGGTGTGGCCGATGCCGGTCGTGCCCTTGAGCGGCTCGGCTTCCAGCCGCTTCTCCAGATTCTTCAGCTTGCCCTCGGCGCGGCGGCGCTCGATGTGCCTGCCTTCGAGCGTCGCGACGCCCGCGGAGTCGTAACCGCGATATTCAAGACGTTTGAGCGAATCCACCAGCTGCTCTGCAACCGGTTCGCGCCCGAGAATGCCGACAATCCCGCACATGCGGATCAATATCCCCCAATCGTCGAAAAATCGCCTGAACGACGCGCTTGGCTTTTAGCGAAATTCGGAAGGAACCATATACTCAATAATTATTGCTGATTGAGACAGCGTAGGCTCACATCGGATTTCGCCTGCGTCGAATTGGCCGGACTTAAACCGCGCGCGTTAACTCGTTGTCAACATCTTTGGCCAACGATTCCGGTCCAGGAGAGCAAGGCCATGAAGGGCTCGTCCGACCGCAAAGGTCTGTCATCGATGTATCTGCGCGCCGGCGAGACCACGGGCACGCACCTTGCGCATTGGCCACCGCCCCAGCGCGGCAAGGAAAGCAAGCCGGTCTTCGTCAAGCATGCGGAAGGAGAGCCGGTCAAGCGCGCCAAGCCGCGCGGCTGGCGCCTGACCCGTGCGATCTTCTCCGAATTCGCCGACGACGAATAGCGCCGCTCATTTCTCCGGCTTCTTGCCGCCCGTCTTCATCTCGCGATAGCGCGCTGCGCCGCCTTCGCGGATGGTCTGCTGGTTGCGCTCCAGCGCCATGGCATCGTCGGGCACGTCGCGGGTGATCACCGAGCCTGAGCCGATATAGGCGCCGTTGCCGATGTTGACAGGTGCGACCAGCGAGGAGTTGGTGCCGACGAAGGCGCCCTGTCCGATCACCGTCTTGTGCTTCTTGAAGCCGTCGTAGTTGCAGGTGATGGTGCCGGCGCCGATGTTGGAGTTGGCGCCGACGGTGGCATCGCCGATGTAGGAGAGATGGTTGACCTTGACGCCGGCCTCCAGCGTTGCCGCCTTGGTCTCCACGAAATTGCCGATCCGCGCGCCGTCGCCGAGCGAGGTGCCGGGACGCAGCCGCGCATAGGGGCCGATCGAGACGTTCTTGCCGAGCCTCGTCTGCACGATATGCGAGAAGGAATGGATCACGCTGCCGTCGGCGATCGACACGCCGGGGCCGATCACCACGAACGGCTCGATGGTGACGTCCTTGCCGAACACGGTGTCGGCGGCGAGATAAACGGTCTCCGGCGCGACCAGCGTGACGCCGGCCTCCATCGCCGCTTTCCGCAAGCGCGCCTGCATCACGGCTTCCGCCTCGGCGAGCTGCGCCTTGGTGTTGATGCCGCGCACCTCGTCCTCGCTGGTCTCGATCACCACGGACTCCCATCCCTGCTTGCGGACGATTTCGACCGCATCGGTCAGATAATACTCGCCCTTGGAATTGGCATTGCCGATTTGCCCGAGGATTTCGAGCGCGCGGCGTCCGTCGATCGCCATCACGCCGGCATTGCACAGATTGATCTTGCGCTCGACTTCGCTGGCATCGGCCTGCTCGCGGATCGCGACCAGGCGTTCGTCCTCGACGATGAGGCGGCCATAGCCGGTGGGATCGGCGGCGCGGAAGCCGAGCGCGGCGATCGCAGCACCGCTTGCGAGCGGCGCGCGCAACCGCGCAAAGGTCCCGGCCGAGATCAGCGGCGTATCGCCGAAGACAATCAGGAGATCATCCACGCCACGCGCGATCGCCTGGCGCGCCGCCAGCACCGCATGCGCGGTGCCGAGCCGCTCGGCCTGCACGAAGGTGAGTGCGTCGGGGCTGATCCGCCTCGCTTCATCGGCGACCGCCTGATGGTCGGGACCAATCACGACGGCGAGCGAGCTGCCGGTTCCCGTCGGCGCCGCGGCGAGCACATGGGCGAGCAGCGTCTGGTGAGCTACCGGATGCAGCACTTTCGGCAGGCTCGATCGCATGCGCGTGCCTTCGCCTGCGGCGAGCACGATCGTGAGGCTGGAGCGGACGGTCATCAAAATCCTGTCAGATACGGCCGAATCAATTGGCGCGACGGGCGGCAGCCCCTCTCGAAAGCTATCGCCTTGCTACCCCCGCAAACGCCCGGAATTCAAGTGCGACGGGGTTTTCCTGTTAATGTTCCCTGATTGATTCGGGGAAGCTCAGGGCTGGCACTTAACGTACATGGCAAAGGATTCCGACCCACTGGCGGATGCCTTCGACACCAAGGAGACCGGCGGGCTGTTCTCCGGACTTGTAGCCGAGGAAAGCGCGTTCGACCGCCGCATGATGTGGCGCCTGGGCTCGTGGGGCGTGGCCGCGGTGGGCGCCGTCACCATCGCGGTGATGGCCAATCAGGCCCAGTTCGGCTGGCGGCGCGACCAGACTGCCTCCGCCGATCTCGCACGTCGGGCCGACCGGCTCGAGGTGCTGACCAAGGAGAACCAGAACGAGGCCCGCCGGCTCGCTGCCGCCATCGAGACGCTGAACACCGACCGCGACCGCCTCTATTCCCGCGTCACCGTGCTGGAGCAGGGGCTCGATT
This region includes:
- a CDS encoding DUF502 domain-containing protein; amino-acid sequence: MPPRDDAPVPLDTVPEPHTGLIGRFRRYFLTGLVVTGPIAITLYLVWWFVTWVDGVVRPFVPLAYRPETYLPYGVPGWGLIVAFFTLTLVGFLAANLIGRTLVDVGETLLGRIPAVRAIYRGLKQVFETLFSGKGSSFRKVGLVEFPSPGMWSIVLISQSPNEDIARSLPGEEHVSVFLPCSPNPTTGFFFYVPRSKIIEVDLTAEDAATLIMSAGVVQPGSAPDPKKAAALAGMANAARIANASALQPEPAKVE
- the mfd gene encoding transcription-repair coupling factor, which gives rise to MKQGMKSPAELLAPGRAVTLANVAEGAEGLVISDLARAIAARPKKPAVSLAVVCRDGPRMQQLERALQFFAPDLPVLTFPAWDCQPYDRVSPHGGVLAQRLTTLARLASLAGSDKPLIVLTTVNAIVQRVPARELVAAQALSVAPGNVVPMDTIVAWLEHNGYNRSSTVREPGEYAVRGGILDLFPAGLDQPVRFDFFGDSLESIRSFDAETQRTLLDMRSLDLVPISEFQLVTDTIRRFRMGYVAEFGAPERDDALYEAVSEGRRHPGMEHWLPLFQDRMDTLFDYLQGAPIAIEPQAEDAVRERFKQILDYYEARRDAMEHPGGGAIYKPLPPDRLYLTDEEWSKRESDMPLVRLTQFSVPPDGTSVIDAGARKGRDFAPERNDTTVNVFESVVSHVMALHAQRKKVLIALWSEGSRDRMNSMLRDHKLAHTTSVNSWRTVQATPRNETMLAVLGLESGFETDEIAVISEQDILGDRLVRPRKASRKLDNFISEVTSLAAGDIVVHVDHGIGRFVGLQTLDVAGAPHDCLELHYAAETKLFLPVENIELLSRYGSDQTTVELDRLGGGGWQTRKAKLKNRIREIAGELIKIAAARHLHEAPKLLVQPGLYDEFCARFPYDETEDQLGAIESTLKDLELGRPMDRLICGDVGFGKTEVALRAAFAVALEGKQVAVVVPTTLLARQHAKTFAERFKGFPVNVAQASRLVATKELNQVKKGLADGSVDIVVGTHALLGKAIKFRDLGLVIVDEEQHFGVTHKERLKALRSEVHVLTLSATPIPRTLQLALTGVRELSIIASPPVDRLAVRTFVAPHDPLMIREALLRERYRGGQAFYVVPRIDDLAEVKDFLDKNVPEMKVAVAHGQMPPAVIEDIMTAFYDGKFDILLSTTIVESGLDIPNANTLIVHRADMFGLAQLYQLRGRVGRSKLRAYALFTLPAQQKITAQAERRLTVLQSLETLGAGFQLASHDLDIRGAGNLLGEEQSGHIKEVGFELYQSMLEEAIVNLKAGVSEPAADRWSPSITIGMPVLIPEDYVGDLSVRLSLYRRLADLDTEEEIENFGAEMRDRFGVLPDEVRYLFKVAAIKAFCRRANVEKIDAGPKGAVIVFRDNSFAHPDRLVSFIRSYGQAAKVRPDMKVVFLQDWETPEERLAGTTEILRQLAQLAQSKKAA
- the glmU gene encoding bifunctional UDP-N-acetylglucosamine diphosphorylase/glucosamine-1-phosphate N-acetyltransferase GlmU encodes the protein MTVRSSLTIVLAAGEGTRMRSSLPKVLHPVAHQTLLAHVLAAAPTGTGSSLAVVIGPDHQAVADEARRISPDALTFVQAERLGTAHAVLAARQAIARGVDDLLIVFGDTPLISAGTFARLRAPLASGAAIAALGFRAADPTGYGRLIVEDERLVAIREQADASEVERKINLCNAGVMAIDGRRALEILGQIGNANSKGEYYLTDAVEIVRKQGWESVVIETSEDEVRGINTKAQLAEAEAVMQARLRKAAMEAGVTLVAPETVYLAADTVFGKDVTIEPFVVIGPGVSIADGSVIHSFSHIVQTRLGKNVSIGPYARLRPGTSLGDGARIGNFVETKAATLEAGVKVNHLSYIGDATVGANSNIGAGTITCNYDGFKKHKTVIGQGAFVGTNSSLVAPVNIGNGAYIGSGSVITRDVPDDAMALERNQQTIREGGAARYREMKTGGKKPEK
- the glmS gene encoding glutamine--fructose-6-phosphate transaminase (isomerizing), with amino-acid sequence MCGIVGILGREPVAEQLVDSLKRLEYRGYDSAGVATLEGRHIERRRAEGKLKNLEKRLEAEPLKGTTGIGHTRWATHGKPTVNNAHPHATERVAVVHNGIIENFRELREELEKKGAAFHTETDTEIVLHLVDDLLTRGNKPVEAVKLALARLRGAFALGFIFAGDDDLMIGARNGPPLAIGYGDGEMYLGSDAIALGPFTDTISYLEDGDWVVLTRKSATIFDGDGHTVQRDKIRHAASTSLVDKANYRHFMAKEIHEQPEVVGHTLARYVDMATERVCLPVKLPFDFSNIQRINITACGTASYAGFVAKYWFERFARVPVEVDVASEFRYREAPLRKGDLAIFISQSGETADTLAALRYAKAQGVHTVAVVNVPTSTIARESETVLQTLAGPEIGVASTKAFTCQLMVLANLAIAAGKARGQLSDEDETKLVHGLVEIPRLMADALATELQIEKLAHRIAKSRDVLYLGRGTSFPLALEGALKLKEISYIHAEGYAAGELKHGPIALIDETMPVVVIAPHDRVFEKTVSNMQEVAARGGNIILMTDMKGAEEATVESLVTIVMPDMAAAFTPMVYAVPVQLLAYHTAVVMGTDVDQPRNLAKSVTVE
- a CDS encoding succinate dehydrogenase assembly factor 2, whose product is MTGTTRSSSGLDQRRKRLLFRCWHRGTREMDLILGRFADAEIGNLSDAELGELERLLEVNDPDLYAAITGDMVLSADVTGALFARIKAFPIADGSA
- the recG gene encoding ATP-dependent DNA helicase RecG is translated as MRPSLLNPLFASVTSLPGVGPKQDKLLQYLLGRNETPRLVDLLLHLPSQVIDRRARPKIRDAVQGTMVTLEVTVDRHRPPPPRNSRAPYLVYASDDTGDVVLTFFRAKPGYVEKLLPLGEKRYVSGTLQMYDGIPQIVHPDRVLDEEAISKLSGIDPVYPLTEGLALGSLRRAIGQALQKLPALPEWISPEVMRRCNFPAITEALNRVHQPVELTDILPDHPFWSRLAFDELLAGQLALALIRAKLRRPAGVRNAGDGNLRSRIIDALPYALTPSQQSAAAAIADDLQQPVRMLRLLQGDVGSGKTVVALLAAAAVAEVGKQAALMAPTEILARQHIKTIAPLAERAGVRVAILTGREKGKERRELLAQLEAGEIDLLVGTHALIQDDVIFRDLALAIVDEQHRFGVRERLALTSKGEAVDVLVLSATPIPRTLVLTYFGDMDISELREKPAGRQPIDTRAVPMSRIEEVMEGVGRAIQSGKLVYWICPLVEESEAEGTEHLTNATKRFESLQKRFGDRVGLVHGQMKGTEKDQVMGQFAAHEIGLLVATTVVEVGVDVPAATIMVIENAERFGLAQLHQLRGRIGRGSEASTCLLLYAEPLGEMSKARLKVIRETTDGFRIAEEDLKLRGEGDVLGVRQSGLPGYRIARSEVHGQLITQARDEALRILKDNPKLKGERGEALRCLLYLYERDEAIPLIGAG